The Nyctibius grandis isolate bNycGra1 chromosome 3, bNycGra1.pri, whole genome shotgun sequence genome window below encodes:
- the GPR20 gene encoding G-protein coupled receptor 20, whose protein sequence is MPTSSTHLPALDSINSTQQPNSSIYLFSKFIHPDKELYTEFYNLWIALMVVNAVIFLVGVVLNSLALYVFCFRTKTKTTSVIYTINLIVTDLLVGFSLPVRIIMFYSAGDCLNCSLVHIFGYFVNMYCSILFLTCICVDRYLAIVQVEASRKWRNPTCAKGICVFIWIFATVVTFSILTMAIQFAECCLAKILVLMVCEYFFPLIIIIFFTTRIMCALSKPSLMHQSRERRMRAVQLLITVLIIFMICFTPFHVRQVAISINPDMPHDVSLLVYHVTVTLSSLNSCMDPIVYCFVTNNFQSTMKNIFRKTEPEQTSVDILGMNKNSKGSNAIMAFSNTIGSPVSLPSPSSVQI, encoded by the coding sequence ATGCCGACTTCCTCCACCCATCTGCCGGCCCTTGACTCTATCAACTCCACTCAGCAACCCAACTCCAGCATCTACTTGTTCTCCAAGTTCATCCACCCCGACAAAGAACTGTACACAGAATTTTACAACCTGTGGATTGCCCTGATGGTAGTTAATGCTGTTATTTTCCTGGTGGGTGTTGTGCTGAACAGCTTGGCACTGTATGTCTTCTGCTTCCGTACCAAGACAAAAACCACCTCTGTTATTTACACCATCAACTTGATTGTTACTGATCTTTTAGTGGGCTTTTCCTTGCCTGTCCGGATCATCATGTTCTATAGTGCAGGGGACTGCCTGAATTGTTCCTTGGTTCATATCTTTGGTTACTTTGTCAACATGTACTGCAGCATCCTCTTCTTGACATGCATCTGTGTTGACCGCTATCTGGCAATTGTACAGGTGGAGGCCTCACGTAAATGGAGGAACCCCACCTGTGCCAAGGGGATCTGTGTCTTCATTTGGATCTTTGCCACTGTGGTGACTTTCTCCATCCTGACCATGGCAATACAGTTTGCTGAATGCTGCCTTGCCAAGATTCTGGTCCTGATGGTCTGCGAATACTTCTTCCCCCTCATCATAATCATCTTCTTCACCACCAGGATTATGTGTGCTCTGTCCAAGCCCAGCCTCATGCACCAGAGTCGGGAGAGGAGAATGAGAGCTGTGCAACtcctcatcaccgtcctcattATCTTCATGATCTGCTTCACTCCTTTTCACGTGCGACAGGTAGCAATCTCCATCAACCCAGACATGCCCCATGATGTCAGCCTCCTTGTCTACCATGTGACAGTGACTCTGAGTAGCCTCAACAGCTGCATGGACCCCATTGTCTACTGTTTTGTCACCAATAACTTCCAGTCAACCATGAAAAACATCTTCAGGAAAACCGAGCCAGAGCAAACCAGTGTGGACATCCTGGGTATGAACAAGAACTCCAAGGGCTCCAATGCAATCATGGCCTTCTCAAACACAATAGGAAGCCCTGTGAGCTTACCGTCACCAAGCAGTGTCCAGATATAA